AGCTGACCGGCACCAACCCGCAAGATGCCGAAGCCTGGGCGTTGCTGTCGCAGGCCGCGATGGGGCGGGGCGATGGCGATGCGGCGCTGGCGGCGGCGGATCGCTATGTCGACCTGCGGCCCGGACAGGCGCGAGGCCTGATGTTGCGCGCCACGTTGCATGGCCGGTTGGGCGACGAGGCGGCGGCGCTGGCTGATCTGCAACAGGCGCAGATGGCCGAACCCGACAATGTCGACCTGCTGATCGCCCTGTCACTGCCGCTGGCGCGCGCAGACCATCCCGGCGCCGCGATCGACGTCGCCCGCCGCGCCGTAGAGCTGGCCCCGCGCCATATCCCCGCCCGGCTCACCCTTGCGATGCGCCATGTGGAACAGGGGGACAGCGATGCCGCCAAGGCGATGTATCACAGAGTGCTCGAAATCGCGCCCGATCAGGCCGAGGCGCTGGAACAGCTGGCCCATCTCAACGATGCCGCCGAGAACCAGCGGCTTGCGCCCCAGGTGCAGACCGCATTGAAAACTGCCGAGGCGGGCAGCCTGGACAAGGCGCAACTGCATTTCGCGCTGGCCCGGATTGCAGCGCAAAGCGCGGATGACGACGGCCTTGCCCGCAATCTGACCCGTGCCAATGCCACCATGGCGCGGCTGATGCCCTATGACGCCGGGGCCGATACCCGGCTGAGCGAGGCGCTGATGGCGCGGTTTGCACCGGGCGCGGACTGCGACGGGCCCGGCGATGGGCCTGCGCCATTCTACGTTCTGGGCCTGCCGCGGTCCGGCACCTCGCTGACCGAGGCGGTGCTGGGCGCGCATCCGGTGGTGCACCCCCTGGGCGAACGCATCGCACCGGGGCGGCTGCTGGCGCCGCTGATCGACGGCGGGCTGCCGTTTGACGCACAGGCGCGGGCGGCGTTCCGCAAGGGCGAGGCCGCGAGCCTGCCCGCCCTGCCCGAAGGCACCCGGTTCTATACCGACAAGATGCCCGAGAATTACCGGCTTGTGGGCTTCCTGCTCGCGGCGCGCGGGGATGCGCGGGTGATCCACCTGCGGCGGGACCCGCGCGATGTGGCGCTGTCGCTGTGGCAGGCGCATCTGGCGGGATCGGCGTTGAACTATGCCTATGACCTGGGCGCTATGGCGCATCGGTTCAACCTTTACGCCCGGATGATGGCGCATTGGCGCGCGATCTTCCCCGACCGCATTCTGGATCTGCCTTACGAAGAGCTGGTGGCCGATGTCACCCGTGCCAGCCAGCGGCTGGCCGAGTGGCTGGGTCTGGTCTGGGATCCCGAAATGGCGCGACCCGAGCGCAGCACATCACAGATTCTGACGCTCAGCGCCAGTCAGCTGCGCCAGCCGGTGCATACACGCTCGGTCGGCAAATGGCGCAAGCATGAGGCCATGCTTGCGCCCTTCATCGCAGGTCTCGACCCCGGCCTCTGGCCCGAGTTGGGCCAGTCCGGGATCTGAGGGTCACTTCTTGACGATGCGCCCGTCGAGATAGGGCTGATAAGGCGCGTTGGCGGCAAGGTACTCCGCCGTCACATCGGCCAGATCGGGGCCGTAGTCATAGGCGTTCTTGTCGTCCCCCGAGAACATCGCATAGCCGTCGCCGCCATTGCGAACATAGTTGTTGGTCACCACCATATATGTCCCCGTCAGGTCGAGAGGCACAAAACCATCCTCGCTGGCAACCATGACCTCGACAATGCGGCTGCCGGCAGGCTGCGCGCTGTCCCAGGTGAAGGTCAGGCCCGAGACCTGCGGGAAGCGGCCCGCGCCCTCTTCGGCCTGGCTGACGCCGTTTTCCAGCGCCTCGACGATCAGGGCACCGGTCGCCTCAAAGGTCGACAGCGTGTTCTGGAAGGGCAGCACTGTCAACACTTCGCCCATGGTCACCTCGCCCGCGTCGATCGAGGCGCGCAACCCGCCCGAATTGGCGATGGCGATGGTCACGCCCTGATCGGCCACCCGCTCCAGCATCGCGTCGGTGACCAGATTGCCCATCTGGCATTCCTGCACCCGGCAGACATCTCGGCTGCCCTCGATCGGGGCGGCGGCATTGGCGACCACCTTGTTGCGGATCTCTTCCAGCGGCACCGCGAGTTCCTGGATACGGGCGACGGTGGCGGTGTCCTCGCTCACGGTGGCATCCATGATCAGCGGCTCGCCCACCGCCTCGATCACGTTGCCGGCGTCATCAAAGGTGACGTTCAGTTCGCCCAGGAACTTGCCATAGGCATAGGCCTGCACGATCTGCACCCCGTTTACCACGGTGGGATAGGGGCCCGACGCCTTGTCCGAGACATTGGACAGGTAGGTGTTGGAATGCCCGCCCACGATCACATCGACACCGGTCGTTTCCGCCGCGACGCGCTGGTCGGTGCCATAGCCCGAATGGCTGAGCACGATGATCTTGTTCACGCCCTCGGCGGTCAGCCGGTCGACCTCTCCCTGTACCGCAGGCACCGGGTCCGAGAAGGAGATGTTCGGGCCGGGGCTGGCCAACTCATGGGTATCCTCGGGCGTCAGGCCGATCAGGCCGATCTTTTCGCCGCCCTTCTCGATCACCGTCGATTTCAGCAACTTGGTGGCCAGCAGTTCCTCGCCGCTGAAATCGGCATTGGACATCAGGACCGGAAAGCTTACCGCATCCATGAAACCGCGCAGCACCTCGGGGCCGTCGTCGAATTCGTGGTTGCCCACGGTCATCGCGTCATAGCCGAGCTTGTTCATGAACTCGGCCGCGACCTTGCCCTTGTAATAGGTATAGAACAGCGTGCCCTGGAACTGATCGCCGCCATCCACCAGAATCGCGTTTCCGGCGCGGGCGCGCGCGGCCTCGATCGCGGTGACCAGACGGGCGGTGCCGCCAAAGCATTTGCCCTCGGCGTTGTCTTCGGCCCCGCAACCGCTGTCATATTTGCTGATCGGTTCGAACCGGGCGTGGAAATCGTTGGTGTGCAGAATGGTCAGCTTGTATTCGGCGGCGGCCATGCCGGCCGTCAGGCCCAGTGCCGCAACCGAAGTCATGAAACGGGTGAACATGCTATCAACTCCCTGTTGTTATTGCCGGTGATGGTGCGCGCGGAATTGAGCGGAGTCAAAGGTCTCGTGAGGGAAATCGCGCTTGATTCCTCCCCCTGCCCAAGGCATCACCGGACCATGCTGATCTACAAGATTTTTCGCGCCGACGAATGGGCGGCGCTGGAGCGTGACGGCCAGAGCGTCGGGGCACCGGTGGACCTGGCCGACGGGTTCGTGCATTTCTCGACCGCCGAGCAGGCGGGCGAAACGGCGGCGAAACATTTCGCCGGGGCCGAGGGGCTGGTCTTGCTGGCCTGCGAGGCCGATGCCATGGGTGACGTCCTGAAATGGGAGGTGTCGCGCGGTGGGGCGCTGTTCCCGCATCTTTACCGCGAATTGCGGCTGTCCGATGTGCTCTGGTCGCAGCCCCTGCCGCTGGTGGACGGTATACATCGCTTCCCGCAGGAGATGACATGACAGGCTATATCGACCCCGACCGTGCCCAGTTCGAGGCGTTCAAGGCGCTGGATCGCGACCACCCGATCGAGATGCTGAACCTGGTGAAGTTCCGCGACCGCGCCGCCTACCCCGAGGGGCACGAATTGGCCAATGCCGGGTTGAGCGGGGCCGAGGCCTATCGCAATTACGGCCGCGAGACCGCGCCGGTCATCGCCCGGCTGGGCGCCTCGATCGTCTGGCGCGGCACGTTCCAGACCGTGCTGATCGGCCCCGGTGACGAGGTCTGGGACGAGATGTTCATCGCGCGCTATCCCAGCGGGCATGCGTTTCTCGAGATGGTGACCGATCCCGCCTACAGACAGGCGGTGGTCCACCGGCAGGCGGCGGTCGAGACCTCGCGCCTGATCCGCACCAAACCCGGTACAGGGGGCACAAGCTTCGGATGAAGATGATCGAGAGATTGGGGCTGACAGCCCTGCACCGGCTGGACCCGGAAACCGCGCATGGCCTGTCGATCAAGGCGCTGAAGGCGGGGCTGGTGCCCCTGCCCGGCCCGGTCACCTCGACCCGGCTGCGCACCCGTGTAGCGGGGCTGGACCTGCCCAACCCGGTGGGGCTGGCGGCTGGATTCGACAAGAATGCCGAGGCGCTGGCACCGCTGGCGCGCGCAGGCTTCGGGTTTATCGAGGTCGGGGCGGCCACGCCGCGCCCGCAGCCCGGCAACCCGCGCCCGCGTCTCTTTCGCCTGACCGAGGACCGCGCCGCGATCAACCGGTTCGGCTTCAACAACCAGGGCATGGAAGCGATTGCCGTGCGGCTGGCCAAACGTCCGCGCGATGCGGTGATCGGCCTTAATCTGGGGGCCAACAAGGACAGCAGCGACCGGCCCGGCGATTTCGCCCGCGTGCTGGCGCATTGCGCCGCGCATCTAGATTTCGCCACGGTGAACGTCAGCTCTCCCAACACCGAGAAACTGCGCGACCTGCAAGGGCGCGCGGCGCTGACGGCGCTCTTGTCGGGCGTGATCGAAACGCGCGATGCGCTGGCCCGGCCGATCCCGGTGTTCCTGAAGATCGCGCCGGATCTGAGCAAGGACGAGATCGCCGATATCGCCGCCGTGGCGCGCGATACGGGCGTGGATGCGGTGATTGCCACCAACACCACCCTGTCGCGCGAGGGGCTGCACAGCGCCCACAAGGATGAGGCGGGTGGGCTGTCGGGCGCGCCGCTGTTTGACAAATCGACCCGCGTTCTGGCGCGGCTGTCGGCGCTGACCGATGGGGCGATCCCGCTGATCGGCGTGGGCGGCATCAGCAATGCCGAACAGGCCTATGCCAAGATCCGCGCCGGGGCCTCGGCGGTGCAGTTCTATACCGCCATGGTCTATGGCGGCCTGGCGCTGGCGGCTGAGATCGCGCGCGGGCTTGATGCGCTTTTGGCGCGCGACGGCTTCGCCTCGGTCGCCGAGGCGGTGGGAACCAGAAGAGAGGACTGGCTGTGATCGAATACTGGCACAATCCGCGCTGTTCCAAGTCGCGGCAGGGTCTGGCGCTGCTGGAAGAGCGCGGCGCAGAAATCGAACTGCGCCGCTATCTGGAGGATGCGCCCAGCCTTGAGGAGCTGCGCGCCACCCAGGCGGCGCTGGGGGTTTCGGCCATCGCAATGATGCGCACGGGCGAGGCGCGGTTCAAGGAACTGGGCCTCAGCAAGAGCGACCCCGACGCCGTGCTGCTGGCCGCCATGGCGGAAAGCCCGGTGCTGATCGAACGGCCGCTGGCGATCAAGGGCGACCGGGCGGTGATCGGGCGCCCGCCCGAGGATATGCTCAGCCTGCTGGACTGACCGCCGCGCGCTCCAGCGCCGGATAGCGCAGGCCCAGCGTGATGCCGCGCGCGATGAAGGAAATCGTCAGCGCCATCCACAGGCCGTGATTGCCGTAGGGCTCAATCAGCAGCCAGACGGTGGCAAAATAGATCGCCGCCGAGAGCGCCATCATGTTGCGCATGTCGGCCGAGCGGGTGGCGCCGATGAAGATGCCATCGAACATCACCAGCGCCAGGATCAGAAGCGGCGCCGCCACCATCCAGGCCAGATAGTCGCGGGCTGCCAGTTGCACCGCCGGGTCCTTGGTCATCACGTCGATCAGCCAGGGTCCAAGCGCCCAGAACACCACCGCCAGCAAGAGCGCCAGCACCAACCCCCAGAGGCTGGTCATCCAGGCCGCGCGCCTGAGCCGGGCCACGGCTCCGGCGCCAAAAGCCTGCCCAACCAGTGACTCGGCGGCAAAGGCAAAACCGTCGAGCGCATAGCCGGTGATATGGACGAATTGCAGCAGCACCTGATTGGCCGCCAGCGTCACGTCGCCGAACCGGCCGCCCAGCAGCAGGAAGCTGACAAAGATCGCCTGGAGCAGCATCGAGCGGATCAGGATATCGGTGTTGACCACCGCCATGCGGCGCAGGCGCGCCGCCTCGAACACCCGCGCCCAGTCGCGCCAGCGCGGGTTCAGAAAGGCATCGCGGCAGAGCCAGAGGCCAAAGGCGAGCCCGGTCCACTCGGCCAGAAAGGTGGCAAAGGCAACCCCGTTGACGCCCCAGCCGAGGCCAAGCACGAACCACAGGTCGAGACCCATGTTGAGCCCGTTCATCCACAGTTGCAGCACCAGCACCGCCCGTGTGCGCTCCAGCGCGATGAGCCAGCCGGTGATGCCATAGATGGCGATGGCGGCGGGCGCCGACCAGATGCGGATGGACATGTAGCCGCGCGCTAGAGTCTCAACCTCGGCGCTGGCCGGGCTGACGGCCAGTGCGCCCCAGTAGATCGGCAGTTGCAGCAAAATGAGTGCGACTCCACCCGCCACGCCGATCATCAGCGAGCGGGTCAGCAGGGCGGCGACCTCGCCCTCGTGCCCTGCGCCGTGCGCCTGCGCGGTCAACCCGGCGGTGCCCATGCGCAGAAAGCCGAAGATCCAGTAGATCGCCGACAGGATGATCGCGCCGACACCCACGGCGGCGATGGGCGCGGCCTGCGGGATCTGGCCCACCACGGCGGTATCGACCGCGCCGAGGATCGGCACTGTCATGTTGGCCAGCATGATCGGAACAGCGATCTTCAACACCCGCTGGTGCGTGATCGGGGCCGCGTCGGACATGCGCCGCTCAGCTTTCGGGGCCGGGGTCCTGCGGCATCAGGAAATGCCCGGTCCCCTGCGCATAGAGCTTGTCGTGATGGTCCTGCCAGGCCTCGACCCGGACCGAGGCATAGCGCCGCCCGGCCCGGCTGATATAGGCGCGCGCATAAGCGTCGCGCGGCAGGCCCGAGCGCAGGTAGTCGATGGTAAAGTCGATGGTCTTGGGAAAGCGCATGTTCTCGTCGGTCAGGATATCCTCGGGCGCGAGATCGCCGCTTTCGATCCGTTCGAACAGATGTGCCCAGCTCAGCGTGATGACGGCCGTCACCTCGAGAAAGGCCGCTGTCACCCCGCCATGAATGGCGGGCAGGAACGGGTTGCCGATCAGCTTGTCATCGAAATTCAGCACCCCGGTCAGCTCGTCCCCGCGCCGGTCGAAGGTGATGTTGAGAAACCGGATAAAGGGCACCCCGCTGACCAGCGCGTTCAGCGCGGCATCGCGGCGCTGCTTGACCACCTGCATGGGTTCGGGACGGGTCCGGGCCATCTCAGCGCCCCTCCACGGTAAAAGCGCCTGCCGCCGTGGCGACGGGACGGTCGGTATCGTCATCGGTGGCCACCGCACGCACAAAGGCGACGTTGCGGGTGATGTGATGACAGGTGGCCCGGGTGGTGATGGTCTGCCCCGGGGTTGCGGCCCGCATGTAGTCGATCCTGAGGTCGATTGTCGCAGTTCCGCCCGGCGCCGACGGGTGGCTCATCACCGCCGCGCCGCAGCAGGTATCCAGCATCGCCGACACCGCCCCGCCATGGATGACCCCGGTGCGCGGATCGCCCACCAGTTCGGCGTTATAGGGCATGGAAATCTCGGCCTCGCCCTGACCGATATACGTCAGTTCCAGCCCCAGCGCCTTGGCATGGGGGATCGCCTGGATGAATTGCCGGGCCAGTTTTACCTTGTCGGTCATATGCCTGCGGTCCTGCCGTTGCTTTGCCCCTTTATGAACAGGGCACGACACAAAGGGCAAGCCCGGCAGTTGCGCTGGAATTCGCAAGCCCCTAGGTTGCGGGCAAGGAGATTGGACATGCCCGAGACGCGTTTGTCATTCAAGGAGATGTGCGCCGAGTTCGACGTGACCCCGCGCACGCTCAGATATTACGAATACATCGAACTCCTTCAGCCCGACCGCGAGGGACGCGCCCGCTATTACGGTGCGCGCGAGCGGGCGCGGATGAAGCTGATCATGCGCGGCCGCCGCTTCGGCTTTGCGCTGGAGGAAATCCGCCAGTGGCTGCTGATCTACGAGGATGAGGGCAACCAGGCGCAGATGGCCGCCTTTGTCGAGATGGCCGACCGCCAGATGCACGAACTGCGCCTGCAACAGCAGCAACTGGACGAAGCGATGAGCGAGTTGCAGCAGTTGCGCGACCAAACCGCCAGGGGCATCAAGTAACGCCCGACCTACCGCAAACGTGATCCGCGCGCGCGACGCGCCGGCTTGTCTTTGCGCCACAGGCGCCGCAGGCTATGATGTGTCGGGCGCCTGCCGCCCGGCCCAGAGCGGGAGGACCGGATGCCCAACCCTGTAGCTCTTGTTACCCTGACGCTTGCCGCCCTTATGCTGGCGGCCTGTGACCCCGGCCCAACCGGGCATGGCACCGCGCCCGCCGGTGTGGATCAAGCCGACTGGGACCGCCAGATCGCCGCCCGCCGGCAGGCGCGCAGCGACGTTTACCGGGGCCCGCGCGGCGGCGCCACGGGGCGCTGATTCCACCCTTTCGTCGGCAGGTCAGCACCCGCAAATCCACCCATCAAACGGTTTCCGCTGGGTAAGGAAATGTCGCAAAACCGCCCTTCCGAGACTTGATCTTACGTCACCGAGAAAGTGACGTGACGTTTGGCTTACGTCAACGTCAAGCAGATGTTGTAAACAGCGGGAAAGCTGATCACCTCTCTGCCATGACGCCAGCGACGAGAGATTGAGAGAATGACCGAAGACCTGATGACCATCCGCGAAATGTGCGACGCCTATGACGTGACGCCGCGCACTCTGCGGTTCTACGAATCCAAGGAGCTTCTGTTCCCGGTCCGGGATGGTCAGAAGCGCCTGTTCACCAAACGCGACCGCGCCCGGCTCAAGCTGATCCTGCGCGGCAAACGGTTCGGCTTCAGCCTGGAGCAGATCCGTCAGCTGCTGGATCTCTACCATGTGGGCGATCAGCAGCACATGCAGCTGAACCGCACCTATCAGATCGCCCACGAGCGCCTGGCCGACATGGAATCCCAGCGCGACGAGCTGACCCAGGCCATCGACGACCTGCGCGAACAGCTGCGCTGGGGCGAGAAAGTGCTTGCCTCGATGAAAGACACCAAGAAGGCGGCCGAATAAGCCGCCTCATCCAACACCCGTTCCAAGACTTCAGGGAGCCCCCCATGCCCATCTATACCGCGCCCACCAAGGACACGCAGTTCATCCTGCACGACGTTCTCAAGGTCTCGCAATCCGACACGCCCGGCTATGCCGAACTGGACGCCGATTTCACCGGCGCCGTGCTGGAAGAGGCCGGCAAGATCGCGACCAACGTGCTGCACCCGCTCAACATCGTGGGCGATACCGAGGGCTGCCGGCTGGAAAACGGCGTGGTCTATACCCCGACCGGCTTCAAGGAGGCCTTTGAACAGGTCAAGGAAGGCGGCTGGACCGGGCTGGACATGCCCGAGCAATATGGCGGCCAGAACATGCCCCAGGTGATCGGCACCGCGGTGGGCGAGATGTTCTCTGCCTCCAACCAGGCCTTCACCATGTATCAGGGCCTGACCCATGGCGCCGCCTCGGCGATCCTGGCCCATGGCACCGACGCGCAGAAGGACACCTATCTGCCCAAGATGGTGTCCTGCGAATGGACCGGCACCATGAACCTGACCGAGCCCCATTGCGGCACCGATCTGGGCATGATGCGCACCAAGGCCGAGCCGCAAGGCGATGGCTCCTACAAGATCACCGGCCAGAAGATCTTCATCTCGTCGGGCGATCACGACATGGCCGACAACATCGTACACCTGGTGCTGGCCAAGATCACCGGCGGCCCCGAGGGCATCAAGGGCGTGTCGCTGTTCATTGTCCCCAAGTTCATGGTGAACGAGGATGGCACGCTTGGCGCCCGCAACGCGGTCTCGGTCGGCAAGATCGAGGAAAAGATGGGCATCCACGGCAACTCGACCTGCGTGATGAACTATGACGGCGCCACCGGCTATCTGCTGGGCGAGGAACACAAGGGCATGCGCGCCATGTTCACCATGATGAACGAGGCCCGCCTGGGCGTCGGCATGCAGGGCCTGGCCCAGGCCGATGCCGCCTATCAGAACGCGCTGGAATACGCCAAGGACCGTCTGCAGGGCCGCGACGTGACCGGGGTCAAGAACCCCGAGGGTCCGGCCGATCCGCTGATCGTGCATCCCGATATCCGCCGCAACCTGATGGACCAGAAAAGCTTTACCGAGGGTGCCCGCGCCTTCCTGCTGTGGGGCGCGACCCTGATCGACGCCGCCCACCGCGCCGGCGACAAGGATGCCGACGGGCTGGTCTCGCTGCTGACCCCGGTGATCAAGGGTTTCCTGTCCGATCAGGGCTATGACATGACCGTGCAGGCGCAGCAGGTCTATGGCGGCCATGGCTACATCGAGGAATGGGGCATGTCGCAATACACCCGCGACGCCCGGATCGCGATGATCTACGAGGGTGCCAATGGCGTGCAGGCGCTGGATCTGGTGGGCCGCAAGCTGGCCGCCGATGGCGGCAAGCACGTGATGGCCTTCTTCGAGCTGGTCAAAAGCTTCTGCAAGGAAAACGCCGGTCAGGACGAGGCCTATGACAAGGCGTTCATCGAACCACTGAAAGCGGCGTCCAAGGACCTGCAGGCCGCGGGCATGTATTTCATGCAGAACGGCATGAAGAACCCCAACAACGCGCTGTCGGGCTCCTATGACTTCATGCATATGTTCGGCCATGTCTGCCTGGGCCTGATGTGGGCGCAGATGGCCAAGGCCGCCCGGACCGCACTGGATGGCGGCGCTTCGGACACCGCGTTCTACGAGACCAAGATCGCAACCGGGCGTTTCTACATGGCTCGCCGCCTGCCCGCCACCGCCCTGCACCTGGCCCGTATCCAGACTGGCGCCGACACGGTCATGGCCCTGGACGCCGCCAACTTCTAAGCCAGCGGTGGGCAGGAATGCCCACCCTACCCCCGCCATGATGGGAGGACCTGGATGCCCAAACGTTTCCGCCTGACCCGCCGCTTCCCGGTCGCGATGACCGAAGACGGCTATCGTCGGCTCAAGAGCTTTTCGCGCGAGGCCGGGCTGGACGAGGGCGAGGCGCTGTCCTTCCTGTTCGAGAATTTCAACAGCGTGATCAACGAGGAGAACCTGATCCACCGGCTGCGCCTGTTCAACGCCGAGCTCGACGACCGCAAGCGGTAGAAAACGCCTTCGGCGGGAGTATTTGCAGCGGAATGAAGAACACGCCTGTTCCCCCGCCCTCCGGCCCGGCCGCCCGGCGGGACGCGGGCAGAACGACGGACCTTCATTCCGCGTGGTCATCGGCCCTTCAGCCTGTACCGCAGCCGGAAACAGACCAGATTAAGCTTGTTATCCGGTAACGAGGCCCCTGCTTCATTTCGCCGGAAATACTCCACGGGAGTGCGGGGGTGAGAAACCCCTGCCGCGACATTGGCCAAGGGAGGCAATGATGACGATCAAACTCTACTGCTTCGGAGAAAGCGGCAATTCCTACAAGGCGGCGCTGGCGCTGCAACTCTCGGGTCTGGACTGGGAACCGGTCTTTGTCGACTTCTTCGGCGGTGAGACCCGAACGCCCGAATACCGCACCACCGTCAACGAGCTGGGCGAAGCGCCGGTGCTGGTGGATGGCGAATTCCGCACCAGCCAGTCAGGCTGTATCCAGGCCTATGTGACCGAGGCATCCGGCAAGTTCGGCGGCAAGACCCGCGAGGAGAACTATGACATCCTGCGCTGGGTGCTGTGGGACAACCACAAGCTCAGCTCGATGGCCGGGCTGACCCGTTTCCTGATGAACTTCCTGCCCGAGGACAAACGCCCGCAAGAGGTGATCGCCTTCAACCAGGGCCGGCTCAAGGCC
The window above is part of the Ruegeria pomeroyi DSS-3 genome. Proteins encoded here:
- a CDS encoding tetratricopeptide repeat-containing sulfotransferase family protein is translated as MTLDPTPALSALRSGDFRTVQKLARRALKLAKGDPGWLNLAAIAESGLGRPKAALPHFQLALKLAPDFHDARRNLAQTLVILGRLDEAERHLQQLTGTNPQDAEAWALLSQAAMGRGDGDAALAAADRYVDLRPGQARGLMLRATLHGRLGDEAAALADLQQAQMAEPDNVDLLIALSLPLARADHPGAAIDVARRAVELAPRHIPARLTLAMRHVEQGDSDAAKAMYHRVLEIAPDQAEALEQLAHLNDAAENQRLAPQVQTALKTAEAGSLDKAQLHFALARIAAQSADDDGLARNLTRANATMARLMPYDAGADTRLSEALMARFAPGADCDGPGDGPAPFYVLGLPRSGTSLTEAVLGAHPVVHPLGERIAPGRLLAPLIDGGLPFDAQARAAFRKGEAASLPALPEGTRFYTDKMPENYRLVGFLLAARGDARVIHLRRDPRDVALSLWQAHLAGSALNYAYDLGAMAHRFNLYARMMAHWRAIFPDRILDLPYEELVADVTRASQRLAEWLGLVWDPEMARPERSTSQILTLSASQLRQPVHTRSVGKWRKHEAMLAPFIAGLDPGLWPELGQSGI
- a CDS encoding bifunctional metallophosphatase/5'-nucleotidase; translation: MFTRFMTSVAALGLTAGMAAAEYKLTILHTNDFHARFEPISKYDSGCGAEDNAEGKCFGGTARLVTAIEAARARAGNAILVDGGDQFQGTLFYTYYKGKVAAEFMNKLGYDAMTVGNHEFDDGPEVLRGFMDAVSFPVLMSNADFSGEELLATKLLKSTVIEKGGEKIGLIGLTPEDTHELASPGPNISFSDPVPAVQGEVDRLTAEGVNKIIVLSHSGYGTDQRVAAETTGVDVIVGGHSNTYLSNVSDKASGPYPTVVNGVQIVQAYAYGKFLGELNVTFDDAGNVIEAVGEPLIMDATVSEDTATVARIQELAVPLEEIRNKVVANAAAPIEGSRDVCRVQECQMGNLVTDAMLERVADQGVTIAIANSGGLRASIDAGEVTMGEVLTVLPFQNTLSTFEATGALIVEALENGVSQAEEGAGRFPQVSGLTFTWDSAQPAGSRIVEVMVASEDGFVPLDLTGTYMVVTNNYVRNGGDGYAMFSGDDKNAYDYGPDLADVTAEYLAANAPYQPYLDGRIVKK
- a CDS encoding DUF952 domain-containing protein, producing MLIYKIFRADEWAALERDGQSVGAPVDLADGFVHFSTAEQAGETAAKHFAGAEGLVLLACEADAMGDVLKWEVSRGGALFPHLYRELRLSDVLWSQPLPLVDGIHRFPQEMT
- a CDS encoding DUF1330 domain-containing protein — translated: MTGYIDPDRAQFEAFKALDRDHPIEMLNLVKFRDRAAYPEGHELANAGLSGAEAYRNYGRETAPVIARLGASIVWRGTFQTVLIGPGDEVWDEMFIARYPSGHAFLEMVTDPAYRQAVVHRQAAVETSRLIRTKPGTGGTSFG
- a CDS encoding quinone-dependent dihydroorotate dehydrogenase, encoding MKMIERLGLTALHRLDPETAHGLSIKALKAGLVPLPGPVTSTRLRTRVAGLDLPNPVGLAAGFDKNAEALAPLARAGFGFIEVGAATPRPQPGNPRPRLFRLTEDRAAINRFGFNNQGMEAIAVRLAKRPRDAVIGLNLGANKDSSDRPGDFARVLAHCAAHLDFATVNVSSPNTEKLRDLQGRAALTALLSGVIETRDALARPIPVFLKIAPDLSKDEIADIAAVARDTGVDAVIATNTTLSREGLHSAHKDEAGGLSGAPLFDKSTRVLARLSALTDGAIPLIGVGGISNAEQAYAKIRAGASAVQFYTAMVYGGLALAAEIARGLDALLARDGFASVAEAVGTRREDWL
- the arsC gene encoding arsenate reductase (glutaredoxin) (This arsenate reductase requires both glutathione and glutaredoxin to convert arsenate to arsenite, after which the efflux transporter formed by ArsA and ArsB can extrude the arsenite from the cell, providing resistance.); its protein translation is MIEYWHNPRCSKSRQGLALLEERGAEIELRRYLEDAPSLEELRATQAALGVSAIAMMRTGEARFKELGLSKSDPDAVLLAAMAESPVLIERPLAIKGDRAVIGRPPEDMLSLLD
- a CDS encoding MATE family efflux transporter, with product MSDAAPITHQRVLKIAVPIMLANMTVPILGAVDTAVVGQIPQAAPIAAVGVGAIILSAIYWIFGFLRMGTAGLTAQAHGAGHEGEVAALLTRSLMIGVAGGVALILLQLPIYWGALAVSPASAEVETLARGYMSIRIWSAPAAIAIYGITGWLIALERTRAVLVLQLWMNGLNMGLDLWFVLGLGWGVNGVAFATFLAEWTGLAFGLWLCRDAFLNPRWRDWARVFEAARLRRMAVVNTDILIRSMLLQAIFVSFLLLGGRFGDVTLAANQVLLQFVHITGYALDGFAFAAESLVGQAFGAGAVARLRRAAWMTSLWGLVLALLLAVVFWALGPWLIDVMTKDPAVQLAARDYLAWMVAAPLLILALVMFDGIFIGATRSADMRNMMALSAAIYFATVWLLIEPYGNHGLWMALTISFIARGITLGLRYPALERAAVSPAG
- a CDS encoding PaaI family thioesterase; translation: MARTRPEPMQVVKQRRDAALNALVSGVPFIRFLNITFDRRGDELTGVLNFDDKLIGNPFLPAIHGGVTAAFLEVTAVITLSWAHLFERIESGDLAPEDILTDENMRFPKTIDFTIDYLRSGLPRDAYARAYISRAGRRYASVRVEAWQDHHDKLYAQGTGHFLMPQDPGPES
- a CDS encoding PaaI family thioesterase is translated as MTDKVKLARQFIQAIPHAKALGLELTYIGQGEAEISMPYNAELVGDPRTGVIHGGAVSAMLDTCCGAAVMSHPSAPGGTATIDLRIDYMRAATPGQTITTRATCHHITRNVAFVRAVATDDDTDRPVATAAGAFTVEGR
- a CDS encoding MerR family transcriptional regulator gives rise to the protein MPETRLSFKEMCAEFDVTPRTLRYYEYIELLQPDREGRARYYGARERARMKLIMRGRRFGFALEEIRQWLLIYEDEGNQAQMAAFVEMADRQMHELRLQQQQLDEAMSELQQLRDQTARGIK
- a CDS encoding MerR family transcriptional regulator produces the protein MTEDLMTIREMCDAYDVTPRTLRFYESKELLFPVRDGQKRLFTKRDRARLKLILRGKRFGFSLEQIRQLLDLYHVGDQQHMQLNRTYQIAHERLADMESQRDELTQAIDDLREQLRWGEKVLASMKDTKKAAE